Proteins encoded together in one Chloroflexota bacterium window:
- a CDS encoding LysM peptidoglycan-binding domain-containing protein produces MANAPSAVGYTLAVDSVVALVPPRYFSHILVVIVAVLITMVGGLQRSTSPFGSLSLAQMASLPSAFIDPSSKAEEALVRPPSLVTSLVNRPREKIITHKVQSGETLSGLAEQYSITVNTIRWANGLGDGDELSVGQELVILPVSGVLHTVQPAETIEEISWKYEASVQSIIEYNQLTNPGQLLPNDKLVIPGGRPREEPRPQPSARSDQRPADSTAPAAEAVKQPLQPFAYEVVPGDTLSAIAAKFGVGAESIVWANGISQADVLQIGQKLTIPPVSGVLHKVQSGETLRGIVDRYGADMGRVVEANVLQEPYLLLPGQQLVIPGGRMPAPPPPAPAVAARPAPAAAPKPPPPPAPAPAPAPSNGEWNIVAIASKFLGYSYVWGGHSPNVGFDCSGFAWYVYKQAGVNIPMHDLWGQLQAGPRIKQANLLPGDLVFFENTYTWGLSHVGIYIGGGRFINANNERTGVRVNSLGEAYWAARYYGASRPW; encoded by the coding sequence GTGGCGAATGCCCCGTCTGCGGTAGGGTACACGCTGGCTGTTGACTCCGTCGTTGCTCTCGTTCCACCACGTTACTTCTCACATATATTGGTGGTCATTGTCGCTGTGCTCATCACCATGGTGGGAGGACTCCAACGTTCGACCAGCCCCTTTGGCTCGCTGTCCCTCGCCCAGATGGCCAGCCTTCCTTCGGCCTTCATCGATCCTTCCTCTAAGGCGGAAGAGGCCTTAGTCAGGCCGCCCTCGCTGGTTACCAGCCTGGTTAATCGTCCGCGAGAGAAGATCATTACCCACAAGGTACAGTCCGGCGAGACGCTCAGCGGTCTGGCGGAACAGTATTCCATCACTGTCAACACAATTAGATGGGCCAATGGGTTAGGGGATGGTGATGAGCTCTCCGTTGGACAGGAGCTCGTCATTTTGCCTGTTTCAGGCGTCCTGCACACCGTGCAGCCGGCGGAAACCATAGAGGAGATCTCCTGGAAATACGAGGCGAGCGTCCAAAGCATCATCGAGTATAACCAGTTGACGAATCCGGGGCAGCTGCTGCCGAATGACAAGCTGGTGATTCCTGGGGGGCGTCCTCGGGAGGAACCCCGACCACAGCCATCGGCTCGCTCTGATCAACGTCCAGCGGACAGCACTGCGCCGGCTGCCGAAGCGGTCAAACAACCGTTGCAGCCCTTTGCCTACGAGGTCGTACCTGGGGACACGCTGAGCGCCATCGCGGCTAAGTTTGGGGTGGGCGCCGAAAGTATAGTTTGGGCCAATGGTATCAGTCAAGCGGATGTCTTGCAGATTGGGCAGAAGCTGACCATTCCCCCCGTTTCTGGTGTTTTACATAAGGTGCAAAGTGGTGAGACTCTGAGGGGCATCGTGGATAGGTATGGGGCGGATATGGGTCGCGTGGTCGAGGCGAATGTCCTTCAGGAACCCTATCTCTTGCTTCCGGGACAGCAGCTGGTCATTCCTGGTGGGCGAATGCCTGCTCCACCGCCACCTGCCCCAGCCGTGGCTGCTAGGCCAGCCCCTGCTGCCGCGCCAAAGCCTCCTCCACCGCCGGCTCCTGCCCCAGCCCCAGCACCGTCCAATGGGGAGTGGAACATCGTGGCCATCGCCTCCAAGTTCCTTGGCTATAGCTATGTCTGGGGTGGACATTCCCCGAATGTCGGCTTCGATTGCAGCGGGTTCGCCTGGTACGTTTACAAACAGGCTGGCGTCAATATCCCTATGCACGACCTCTGGGGACAGCTACAAGCCGGCCCGCGCATTAAGCAGGCGAACCTCCTGCCAGGTGATCTCGTCTTCTTCGAGAACACGTATACCTGGGGACTTTCCCACGTGGGTATCTACATCGGTGGGGGACGCT
- the pheT gene encoding phenylalanine--tRNA ligase subunit beta encodes MKISWKWLSDYIDLVLTPEELAERLTMSGTEVAAVTRLGATWDKIYVGRIVELVPHPNADRLQLATVDYGGRSLTVVTGAFNIKVGDKVPLALPGAKLIDGHSAEYRQLILEPTSIRGIFSEGMVCSGKELGLSEDHEGILILDPQAKVGAELSEELGDIILDLEITPNRPDCLSVIGIAREVAALTGQSLQEPRVEIRETLGPIEGFVNVEIADPDLCPRYVAGLIAEVHIAPSPRWMQDRLRAAGLRPINNIVDITNYVMLEWGQPLHAFDYEKIAGNKIIVRRAKTAEQLVTLDGVEHLLTAEMLVIADAERAIALAGVMGGADTEVTEKTSTILLESANFDPLSIRRTARSLRLSSEASRRFEKGLSREQPLPALRRAIQLMQQLAGGQVAKGVIDSYPAKSAPKQILLTEDEIRRILGLSFGLERTAAILHSLQCETSVQGQGLLVTVPSHRTDISLPADLIEDVARIVGYEAIPSVMPAGRLPDPSQNRALYWENVVRDVLVGCGFTEVITYSLTSRRRLEKLVPTEPAKMAVPEWMTDLRSQIESRVMPLHMEPLSLVNPLSIEMECLRTTAIVSLLETLSDNLRNIDRDIFLFEVGRIYLPRPADLPEERRVLTMVMGAYRSGRDWGTREEIDFYDLKGAVETLLSRVGLTDYGFVPVIQPTFHPGRTAAIISSWGDVASTRSIEEHQVIGVLGEVSQEVQRRFDLSQRTFLCGIDLDRVFAIASPMRMYRPLPKFPPVVQDVAIVLDRDIPAGRVAALISEVGGELVQDVGLFDVYEGEPIPPGRKSLAYRITYQASDRTLTDEEVKTVHERIERALIKNLGAELRAPS; translated from the coding sequence ATGAAGATCTCCTGGAAATGGTTAAGCGACTATATAGACCTTGTACTTACTCCTGAGGAGCTAGCCGAACGGTTGACAATGTCTGGAACTGAGGTGGCTGCGGTGACCCGCTTGGGTGCCACCTGGGATAAGATTTACGTTGGCCGCATCGTTGAGTTGGTACCGCATCCTAATGCCGATCGCTTGCAGCTGGCCACGGTGGATTATGGTGGGCGAAGTCTCACCGTGGTAACGGGAGCGTTTAATATTAAGGTTGGTGATAAAGTGCCCCTGGCCTTGCCCGGCGCGAAATTAATCGATGGGCATTCGGCGGAGTATCGCCAGCTCATCTTAGAGCCAACCAGCATTCGTGGCATCTTCTCCGAAGGTATGGTCTGTTCGGGGAAGGAGCTGGGACTATCCGAAGATCACGAGGGGATCCTCATTCTTGATCCTCAAGCCAAAGTTGGGGCTGAACTCAGCGAAGAGCTGGGCGATATCATCCTCGATTTGGAGATCACCCCCAATCGTCCCGACTGTTTGTCGGTGATCGGGATTGCCCGAGAGGTAGCTGCCCTGACGGGGCAAAGTCTACAGGAGCCTAGAGTGGAGATAAGGGAGACGTTAGGGCCCATAGAGGGGTTCGTCAATGTTGAGATCGCCGATCCGGACCTGTGCCCACGTTATGTGGCCGGTCTGATCGCTGAAGTTCATATCGCCCCTTCTCCTCGGTGGATGCAGGATCGTTTGCGGGCAGCAGGGCTAAGACCGATAAACAACATCGTCGACATCACCAATTACGTTATGTTGGAATGGGGACAACCTCTCCATGCTTTCGACTATGAGAAGATCGCTGGGAACAAGATCATTGTCAGAAGGGCCAAGACAGCAGAGCAGTTGGTGACTTTGGATGGTGTAGAGCACCTGTTGACTGCGGAGATGTTGGTCATTGCTGACGCTGAGCGGGCAATAGCCCTGGCCGGCGTAATGGGTGGAGCCGATACTGAGGTTACCGAGAAGACCTCAACCATCTTATTAGAATCAGCCAACTTCGATCCGCTGAGTATCAGACGAACTGCACGATCCCTGCGCCTGTCGAGCGAGGCTTCCAGACGTTTCGAAAAAGGACTATCCCGAGAGCAGCCTTTGCCGGCCTTGCGCCGTGCCATCCAACTAATGCAACAGTTGGCCGGGGGTCAGGTAGCTAAGGGTGTTATAGACAGCTATCCCGCTAAATCTGCACCCAAACAGATTCTACTCACAGAGGATGAGATAAGGCGCATCCTTGGACTCAGCTTCGGTTTGGAACGTACCGCAGCAATTCTGCATTCCCTTCAGTGTGAGACCAGCGTACAAGGACAGGGGCTACTTGTTACAGTGCCGAGTCATCGTACCGACATCTCTCTGCCGGCCGATCTGATCGAGGACGTGGCGCGCATAGTCGGCTACGAGGCTATCCCAAGCGTGATGCCTGCCGGTCGTTTGCCAGACCCATCCCAGAACAGAGCGCTATATTGGGAAAACGTTGTACGTGATGTACTGGTTGGCTGTGGCTTTACGGAAGTGATCACCTATTCCCTAACCAGTCGGAGGCGCTTGGAGAAACTTGTCCCCACCGAGCCAGCGAAGATGGCGGTCCCGGAATGGATGACCGATTTACGCTCTCAGATCGAGAGCAGGGTAATGCCGCTGCATATGGAGCCGCTGTCCTTAGTTAATCCTTTGAGTATAGAGATGGAATGCCTCCGTACGACAGCGATAGTCAGTCTCCTGGAGACTTTGAGCGATAACTTGCGCAATATCGACAGAGATATATTCCTTTTTGAGGTTGGCCGTATCTATCTGCCCCGCCCTGCTGATTTGCCCGAGGAAAGACGTGTACTTACTATGGTCATGGGTGCTTACCGCTCCGGACGGGATTGGGGCACACGCGAGGAGATAGACTTCTATGATCTGAAGGGAGCCGTTGAGACACTTTTGAGCCGAGTGGGCCTGACTGATTACGGATTTGTTCCAGTCATCCAGCCCACGTTTCACCCTGGGCGGACAGCTGCGATCATATCGTCATGGGGAGATGTCGCCTCAACGAGGAGCATAGAAGAACACCAGGTGATAGGTGTTCTGGGAGAGGTGAGTCAGGAGGTACAGCGAAGATTTGATCTCTCACAACGTACTTTCCTCTGTGGGATCGATTTGGATCGTGTGTTTGCCATTGCTTCTCCCATGCGGATGTATCGACCACTGCCCAAGTTCCCACCGGTAGTGCAAGATGTAGCCATCGTCCTGGATCGAGATATTCCGGCGGGACGTGTTGCCGCGCTTATCAGCGAGGTTGGCGGCGAACTGGTGCAGGACGTCGGACTATTCGACGTTTATGAGGGCGAGCCGATCCCTCCAGGTAGGAAGAGCCTGGCTTACCGAATCACATATCAAGCGAGCGATCGGACGCTTACTGATGAGGAGGTAAAGACGGTACATGAACGGATCGAGAGAGCGCTGATTAAGAATCTTGGGGCAGAGCTGCGAGCCCCATCGTAG
- a CDS encoding zinc ribbon domain-containing protein: protein MPQGLETILQIVAAMIGAYITALWFCLVVWTFRDIQKRTNDVLVQVLATLLVLLFNLPGLLLYIILRPSETLVEAYARSVEEEALLQNIEERQSCPQCKRHVEPDFLICPACQTELKRLCTNCGRLLDLSWKVCPYCAGR, encoded by the coding sequence ATGCCTCAGGGGCTGGAAACGATCCTTCAGATAGTTGCGGCTATGATTGGCGCCTATATAACCGCCCTCTGGTTTTGCCTAGTTGTCTGGACCTTTCGCGATATACAAAAGCGAACCAATGACGTTCTGGTTCAGGTCCTGGCGACCCTCCTTGTTCTTCTCTTCAATCTTCCCGGGCTATTGCTATATATCATCCTGCGACCATCAGAGACGTTGGTGGAGGCCTACGCTCGATCAGTCGAGGAAGAAGCGCTGCTACAGAATATCGAAGAGCGGCAATCCTGTCCCCAGTGTAAGCGTCACGTTGAGCCCGATTTCCTGATCTGCCCTGCTTGTCAAACGGAGCTGAAGCGTCTTTGTACGAACTGCGGGCGACTGCTTGATCTCAGCTGGAAGGTCTGCCCCTATTGTGCTGGACGGTGA
- a CDS encoding decaprenyl-phosphate phosphoribosyltransferase, giving the protein MLKELLLTMRIKQWTKNLIIFFGLIFSLNLSKPSLLLTTVAAFIIFCGLSSAVYITNDLADLEQDRAHPLKRHRPLASGRLSPRTAATTALILILLTLSSAFVLDLWFGLIAAIYLGLMLGYSFVLKHLVLVDVLAIAVGFVLRAAAGAVVIHVPISPWLYVCTVLGALFLGFSKRRHELILLNNAAVNHRPILQEYSPQLLDQIITIVTASTLMAYSLYTFSAENLPKDNSMMLTIPFVLYGAFRYLYLVHIKNAGGSPEEMLLKDKPLLIDVALWLISVIVILYIVR; this is encoded by the coding sequence ATGCTTAAGGAATTGCTGCTAACTATGCGGATTAAGCAATGGACCAAAAACCTCATCATCTTCTTTGGCCTTATCTTCTCTCTCAACCTTTCCAAGCCCAGCCTGCTTCTCACCACCGTGGCCGCTTTTATCATTTTCTGTGGACTATCGAGCGCCGTGTATATCACCAACGACCTGGCCGACCTTGAACAGGATCGGGCCCACCCCCTTAAGCGCCACCGCCCTTTGGCTTCCGGTCGGCTCAGCCCCCGCACCGCGGCCACCACCGCCTTGATCCTCATCCTCCTGACATTGTCTTCCGCCTTTGTTCTGGACCTATGGTTTGGACTGATCGCGGCGATCTATTTAGGACTGATGCTCGGTTATAGCTTCGTGCTCAAACATCTGGTCCTGGTTGATGTCTTAGCCATCGCGGTCGGTTTTGTTCTACGGGCGGCCGCTGGAGCCGTCGTCATCCATGTGCCTATCTCTCCCTGGCTTTATGTCTGCACCGTGTTAGGGGCTCTCTTTCTCGGCTTCAGCAAACGACGACACGAGCTGATCCTTTTGAATAACGCCGCTGTGAACCATCGCCCGATCCTGCAGGAGTACAGCCCCCAGCTGCTGGATCAGATAATCACCATCGTCACGGCCTCAACACTGATGGCCTACTCTTTATACACCTTCTCTGCCGAGAACCTTCCCAAGGATAACTCAATGATGCTCACCATTCCTTTCGTACTGTACGGCGCTTTTCGCTACCTTTACCTTGTCCATATCAAGAATGCTGGCGGTAGTCCGGAGGAAATGTTACTGAAGGATAAACCATTGCTGATAGACGTAGCCTTATGGTTGATCTCAGTGATAGTCATACTATATATCGTCCGCTGA
- the pheS gene encoding phenylalanine--tRNA ligase subunit alpha yields the protein MLDELISLKERALADLARVSEASQAEAWRITYLGKRSRLTGILRSLGSLPAAERPRVGQAANALRAELEQELRGRLDQLEEVARAKAVLAERIDVTLPGRPVQLGQIHPITRIIQEICAVFVQMGFQIVEGPEVEWDYYNFEALNIPKDHPARDMWDTFYIAAEVRPGEMLLRTHTSPNQIRVMEKTRPPVRVIVPGKCYRYEAVDASHESMFYQIEGLAVDTALTMADLKGTLTTFARAIFGEERRVRFRCDYFPFVEPGVEMSIDCYLCQGAGCRLCKQSGWLEILGAGMVHPGVLERVGYDSKTYSGFAFGMGPERIAMLKYGIDDIRLFYSNDLRFLRQFR from the coding sequence ATGTTAGATGAGCTAATATCGCTCAAGGAACGAGCCCTGGCTGATTTGGCCCGTGTCAGCGAAGCGAGCCAGGCTGAGGCGTGGCGAATAACTTATCTCGGTAAGAGAAGCCGCCTAACCGGAATATTGCGCTCCCTGGGATCCCTGCCGGCGGCTGAACGCCCCAGGGTTGGTCAGGCGGCCAATGCCTTGAGGGCAGAATTAGAGCAAGAATTGAGGGGAAGGTTAGATCAACTCGAGGAAGTGGCACGGGCTAAGGCAGTGCTTGCCGAACGAATTGATGTAACCTTGCCGGGACGTCCGGTCCAACTCGGTCAAATCCATCCGATCACCCGTATCATCCAGGAAATCTGCGCTGTATTCGTCCAAATGGGCTTTCAGATCGTCGAGGGGCCGGAGGTGGAATGGGATTACTATAACTTTGAGGCGTTGAATATCCCTAAAGACCATCCAGCCCGGGACATGTGGGATACCTTCTATATCGCTGCAGAGGTCCGGCCTGGGGAGATGCTCTTGCGCACTCATACGTCACCGAACCAAATTCGGGTTATGGAGAAGACAAGACCACCGGTGCGGGTGATCGTGCCGGGCAAATGCTATCGCTATGAGGCGGTAGACGCCTCCCACGAAAGCATGTTTTATCAAATAGAGGGATTGGCTGTTGACACCGCCCTCACCATGGCCGATTTGAAAGGGACGCTCACCACTTTTGCCCGCGCCATCTTCGGCGAAGAGCGGCGTGTTCGCTTTCGCTGCGACTACTTCCCCTTCGTCGAACCTGGGGTGGAGATGTCTATTGATTGTTATCTATGCCAGGGAGCCGGCTGTCGCCTCTGTAAACAATCGGGCTGGTTAGAGATCTTGGGAGCGGGCATGGTTCATCCAGGGGTATTGGAAAGGGTTGGTTACGATTCTAAGACGTATAGCGGCTTTGCTTTTGGAATGGGACCGGAGCGAATAGCCATGCTGAAGTATGGCATAGACGATATACGTCTATTCTATAGCAACGACCTCCGCTTCTTGCGGCAATTCAGATAG
- the pyk gene encoding pyruvate kinase, protein MLSFKQRTKIVCTIGPSSQSEDVLRQLIRSGMDVARLNFSHGDLATHARNITLIRRLAGEEGRIVAILQDLQGPRLRTGDLQQPLVVLDNGAEFTLTTRPVPGDATAVQVAAPHLPKHVKTGDTILIDDGQLELKVIETTNTDIRCSVVNGGPLGPHKGINLPDVSLSIPALTDKDCQDVRFGVEQGVDYIALSFVRSASDIAQLRDHLSTLGADIPIVAKIEKHEAIRNFKEILAAADAVMVARGDLGVETAPEEVPLLQKMIIRECNQAGKPVITATQMLSSMTEQPRPTRAEASDVANAILDGTDAVMLSAETALGKFPILAVQMMATIATKTEEVFPFAERLKMVGDTVAETVTDAISQATVEIAAELGAKAIITMTESGYTARMVARNRPKTPIIAVTPNLHTQRRLALVWGVEPLTVTQFEATDLLIRNAVVAAVSEGLVAEGDLTVITAGVPLGGMGRTNLLKVHVIGEESAYSH, encoded by the coding sequence ATGCTTTCTTTCAAACAGCGTACCAAGATCGTATGCACCATCGGACCCTCCTCGCAATCCGAGGATGTCCTCCGGCAGCTCATTCGTTCTGGCATGGATGTGGCCAGGCTTAACTTCTCTCACGGTGACCTGGCGACACACGCCCGTAATATCACCCTGATTCGTCGTCTGGCCGGCGAAGAAGGACGCATCGTGGCCATACTTCAGGACCTGCAAGGACCACGCCTCCGTACTGGCGACCTTCAACAACCCTTGGTAGTCTTAGACAACGGTGCCGAGTTCACTTTGACTACCCGTCCGGTGCCGGGCGACGCCACAGCTGTACAGGTCGCAGCCCCGCATCTCCCCAAGCACGTCAAGACTGGCGATACTATCCTCATCGACGATGGACAGTTGGAGCTTAAGGTGATCGAGACAACGAATACTGACATACGCTGTTCGGTGGTAAATGGCGGGCCGCTAGGGCCCCACAAGGGAATAAACCTGCCTGACGTGAGCCTGAGTATCCCCGCCCTCACTGATAAGGACTGCCAGGATGTGCGCTTTGGCGTTGAACAGGGCGTAGACTACATCGCCCTTAGCTTTGTCCGCTCCGCTTCTGATATAGCCCAGCTCCGCGACCATCTTTCCACTTTAGGAGCCGATATCCCCATCGTGGCCAAGATAGAGAAGCATGAAGCGATCAGGAACTTCAAGGAGATTCTTGCTGCGGCTGATGCAGTTATGGTGGCCCGTGGCGATCTGGGGGTGGAGACCGCCCCTGAAGAGGTACCCCTTCTCCAAAAGATGATCATTCGAGAATGTAATCAAGCCGGCAAGCCGGTCATCACCGCGACCCAAATGCTCAGTTCGATGACTGAACAACCCCGACCCACCCGCGCCGAAGCAAGCGATGTGGCCAATGCCATCCTTGATGGCACAGACGCTGTTATGTTGAGCGCGGAGACAGCGCTGGGCAAATTCCCCATTCTCGCTGTCCAAATGATGGCCACAATAGCGACCAAAACCGAGGAGGTCTTTCCCTTTGCGGAGAGGCTGAAAATGGTCGGTGACACCGTAGCAGAAACAGTGACGGACGCTATCAGCCAGGCTACGGTGGAGATCGCCGCTGAGCTCGGTGCGAAGGCCATCATTACGATGACGGAGTCTGGCTATACTGCTCGCATGGTGGCGCGTAATCGTCCCAAGACCCCGATCATCGCTGTTACACCTAATCTACACACCCAACGGCGCTTAGCCCTCGTCTGGGGGGTCGAACCGCTGACTGTGACTCAGTTTGAGGCCACGGACCTGCTGATTCGCAACGCCGTTGTTGCAGCCGTCTCCGAGGGGCTTGTGGCAGAAGGCGACCTCACCGTTATCACTGCCGGCGTGCCTCTAGGAGGCATGGGGCGCACCAATCTACTTAAGGTCCACGTGATAGGGGAAGAATCGGCCTACAGCCATTGA
- a CDS encoding endonuclease MutS2 gives MDERTLEILEFPKIKGLLARHTSFSASRELALHLHPSTDLVLIERWQRLTGEARYILNLQTDLPIGEARDVREHIRRASLSGVLTPAELLDILATLRSSRRVRMTISRLSLRCPTLAALAALLTDCPALEGEISRSIGEKGEVLDEATPLLRQIRAELRIAHEQVIQRLNQLLHSPSYQQVIQEPIITSRDGRYVIPIKTDFKGRLKGIVHDQSSSGLTLFVEPLSVVDLNNRCRELYLEEQREIERVLRRLSEHVAAHSPALEGNVEALAEIDLALAKAEYSVEIGGVEPKFIPGEAKDSRIACQLSNARHPLLTGTVIPITVRLGGDFNVLVITGPNTGGKTVALKTVGLLAIMAQAGMHIPVDEGSQLRIFNHIFADIGDEQSIEQSLSTFSSHMTHIIAILQQCDSNSLVLLDEIGAGTDPAEGSALARAILSYLLKCGSFTIATTHYSELKSFAHVTPGVENACVEFDLETLAPTYHLTIGLPGRSNALAIAMRLGLAQGVIEAARSFVNPSEAQVESLLAEIQGEHHMAKAETEAARTALREAERLRQDLLAQLACLEEERTRIIDQARSEAMAEIQEVRAHLRLILSSAEHPSRQEASLALEEAKRLQKGLESRPQPKVMEQTEGAKAWQKGDRVRVRNLGRIGELVSEIDDEGKVTVRLGSFHLRVLPSDLERAAAMSEMVDSHPLTKRLIIETKREAPSPKLDLRRWHIDQAKAELEKYLNDAFVAGLPLIRIIHGKGTGALRQAVRGQLTGHPLVKDFTSASPREGGDGVTIVTLADY, from the coding sequence ATGGATGAGCGAACACTGGAAATATTAGAGTTTCCTAAAATTAAAGGCTTATTGGCGCGGCACACCTCCTTCTCAGCGAGCCGTGAGCTGGCCCTTCATTTGCACCCATCCACCGACCTCGTGCTGATCGAGCGTTGGCAAAGGTTGACCGGAGAGGCTCGCTACATCTTAAATCTACAGACCGATTTGCCAATCGGCGAAGCGCGCGATGTGAGAGAGCACATACGCCGTGCCTCGCTAAGCGGCGTCCTTACCCCGGCTGAACTTCTGGATATATTGGCTACTTTACGGAGTAGCCGACGAGTGCGGATGACGATCAGCAGGTTGTCTCTTAGATGCCCCACCTTGGCAGCCTTGGCCGCGCTACTGACGGATTGCCCCGCTTTAGAAGGTGAGATAAGTAGATCGATCGGTGAGAAGGGCGAGGTCCTTGACGAGGCGACGCCATTGTTACGGCAGATTCGGGCTGAGCTGAGAATTGCCCACGAGCAGGTTATACAAAGGCTGAACCAGCTTCTCCACTCTCCGAGCTATCAGCAGGTCATCCAGGAGCCAATCATCACCTCGCGGGATGGTCGTTATGTTATCCCGATCAAGACTGATTTCAAAGGGCGATTAAAAGGCATCGTCCATGATCAATCGTCCAGCGGTTTAACCCTTTTCGTTGAGCCACTCTCAGTCGTGGATCTCAATAATCGCTGTCGAGAGTTGTACCTAGAGGAGCAAAGAGAGATTGAGCGTGTCCTACGGCGCCTATCCGAACATGTGGCGGCTCACTCCCCCGCTTTAGAGGGTAATGTGGAGGCCTTGGCCGAGATCGACTTAGCTCTGGCTAAGGCCGAATATAGTGTTGAGATCGGGGGTGTTGAGCCGAAATTTATCCCTGGGGAAGCCAAGGATAGTCGGATAGCCTGCCAGCTTAGCAATGCGCGGCATCCTCTTTTGACCGGGACAGTGATTCCTATCACTGTGCGCCTGGGCGGGGATTTCAACGTGCTCGTCATTACCGGCCCTAATACAGGAGGGAAGACCGTCGCTTTGAAGACGGTCGGTTTGCTCGCTATTATGGCCCAGGCCGGGATGCATATCCCGGTGGATGAGGGGTCGCAGCTGCGCATATTTAACCACATTTTTGCTGACATCGGTGATGAGCAGAGCATTGAGCAAAGTCTTTCCACCTTCTCCTCACATATGACACATATCATCGCTATCTTACAACAATGCGACAGCAATTCCCTGGTGCTGCTAGATGAGATAGGAGCAGGCACTGATCCAGCCGAGGGGTCGGCTTTGGCCAGGGCGATACTTTCCTATTTGCTCAAATGTGGCTCGTTCACGATTGCTACTACGCACTATTCGGAGCTGAAGTCCTTCGCTCATGTCACACCTGGAGTCGAGAACGCCTGTGTAGAATTTGACCTAGAAACACTTGCTCCCACCTACCATCTGACTATTGGGCTTCCTGGTCGTAGCAATGCTTTGGCTATAGCGATGCGGCTTGGTCTGGCCCAGGGGGTGATCGAAGCAGCCAGGAGCTTTGTTAATCCAAGCGAGGCTCAGGTGGAGAGTCTGCTGGCAGAGATCCAAGGCGAGCACCACATGGCGAAAGCAGAGACCGAGGCCGCACGGACAGCCCTGAGAGAGGCAGAGAGGCTCCGTCAGGACCTCCTGGCCCAATTGGCATGTCTTGAAGAGGAGCGGACGAGAATCATCGATCAGGCCCGATCAGAGGCGATGGCTGAAATTCAGGAGGTCAGGGCCCATCTTCGTCTGATATTATCCTCCGCGGAACATCCCTCCAGGCAGGAGGCCTCCCTTGCTTTAGAAGAGGCGAAGCGTCTACAGAAGGGGTTAGAGTCCCGCCCACAGCCTAAAGTAATGGAGCAAACAGAGGGTGCGAAGGCATGGCAAAAGGGTGATAGAGTACGCGTGCGAAATCTAGGTAGGATTGGCGAACTGGTCTCAGAGATTGACGATGAGGGTAAGGTTACAGTGAGATTGGGGAGTTTCCATCTCCGCGTCTTGCCCTCCGATTTGGAGAGGGCAGCAGCGATGAGCGAGATGGTGGATAGCCACCCGTTGACTAAGAGGCTCATCATTGAGACGAAGCGAGAAGCGCCGTCACCCAAGCTCGATCTGCGTCGCTGGCATATAGACCAGGCGAAGGCTGAGCTTGAAAAATATCTTAACGATGCCTTCGTGGCTGGCTTGCCTCTCATACGTATCATTCATGGTAAAGGTACGGGGGCCTTGCGCCAGGCGGTGCGCGGGCAATTGACGGGGCATCCTTTAGTGAAAGATTTCACTTCCGCCAGTCCTCGTGAAGGTGGTGATGGAGTAACTATCGTCACCCTAGCCGATTATTGA